From the Arvicola amphibius chromosome 2, mArvAmp1.2, whole genome shotgun sequence genome, one window contains:
- the LOC119807865 gene encoding LOW QUALITY PROTEIN: NKG2-A/NKG2-B type II integral membrane protein-like (The sequence of the model RefSeq protein was modified relative to this genomic sequence to represent the inferred CDS: deleted 2 bases in 1 codon), which yields MSHLLRTERSSGPKEAAKETQGHSQLHFSNPAGNQLMELSLHNASQKHLRIDRHSHCKKFLSPPEKLISGILGIVWFALLVTLVIMTRIVFPYNKLSSSHLCGSCPKEWMSYSHSCYYISVEKKNWADSLVSCKAKNSSLLYIDNEEEQNFLQSLSLITWTGVFRESRDQPWVLKKDSTFTPRITELFHGEHNCVMLSTSGLPADDCAVLHTYLCKQKLTN from the exons ATGAGTCACCTGCTCAGAACTGAA CGTAGCTCAGGACCCAAGGAAGCAGCAAAGGAAACCCAGGGGCACTCACAGCTCCATTTCAGTAACCCTGCAGGAAATCAGCTGATGGAGCTCAGCCTTCATAATGCTTCCCAGAAACATCTCAGGATTGACAGGCACAGCCACTGCAAAA AATTTTTGTCACCTCCAGAGAAGCTCATCTCTGGGATCCTGGGCATTGTCTGGTTTGCTTTATTGGTCACCTTGGTGATAATGACCAGAATTGTCTTTCCAT ATAATAAGCTTTCTTCATCACACCTTTGTGGTTCTTGTCCAAAGGAGTGGATGTCATATTCCCACAGTTGTTATTACATTagtgtggagaaaaaaaattgggCTGACAGTTTGGTGTCCTGCAAAGCCAAAAATTCTAGTCTGCTTTACATAGATAATGAAGAGGAACAG AACTTTCTGCAATCCCTCTCACTGATCACATGGACTGGAGTCTTTCGGGAAAGCAGAGATCAACCCTGGGTTTTGAAAAAAGACTCAACTTTCACACCAAG GATAACAGAACTTTTCCATGGTGAACATAACTGTGTCATGCtttcaacctctggcctcccagCAGATGACTGTGCAGTTTTGCATACATATCTTTGTAAGCAAAAGCTCACCAACTAA